Below is a genomic region from Mesorhizobium sp. NZP2298.
CCGCTGAAACTGCTTGCGGGCGGTCTCCGCGGCTGCGGGATTGGTTGTGGTGTCGCGGCTAGCATAAAACTCTGCCCGCCAGGTTGCCTCGTCAACCACAAGGATATCCTCCGGGAATGCGTCCCCTTCAGGCTCAATGCCGTTCCTCTCGATAGCCGCGGCAAGCGCCTTGAGGACGTCGCCCTTGTAGCCCTTGAGCGACCCAGATGTCAGCTTGGTCTCTTTGACTTGAACCACCACGGGTGCCGTTGTCGGCTCGCCGTCCTCATCGACGCCAATTTCAACGGAGTCCATGGTGAACGCCAATATCTCACCTTCTTCGCCGTCATTGGTTCCATCACAGACAAGCTTGTATTTTCCATGGTCTTTCTTGACCATGAAGCTAGCGTCAACAGCTCCGTCCAAGTCGATAGCGCCTTTGCCACGCTCGCCTGTCCAAGCGCTGTGGTGGATTGCGGTAACGTGTGCCGATGTCTCTACCAGTATCTCGTCACATGAATTGACGAAGCGACCCATGTCCTTTGATGCGTTCTGGTCGCCAGCGCCGAAGACTCGCGTCAGTGTATCGATGATGACCCACACGCATTGAAGGCCGGTCTCAACCTCAGCGCTTTTGATTTCGGCTATAAGCTCTTTGGCGTCCTTCAGATCCTTGGTGAAATCGAGCCTTCCACCGATGATCAAGAGCGGCACATTTTCTATCTTATGCCGCTTACGGAAAGCCATCATGCGACGTTCTGTCAGCTTCTTGCGTTCAGCCGCCACATAGATTACCAGACCTGGCTTGACCTTGCGCCCATGCCACTCCATGCCGGCGGCAACGTGGCATGCTGCATCCGTTACGATTACCGACTTTCCCGTTCCAGGCAGACCAGAGACTGTTGTGAACTCTCGAGCGCCAAGTACGCCCTTAATGAACGTCTCTTTCGGCTCGCCTTCTACGATGTCGTCAAACCACGTCCGCTCGAAACGTTCGCGCTTTTTCGGCGCTGCTGGCATGTCAACCTCTGCGTTTACATCCTGCGCTGGGGCGTCAACCTCCGTGTTGACTTCCTTCTTCTTGAGCAGCTTTGAGGTGTCGACAAGCTTGGTATTGTCGTTCTGATGCTCGCGTTCTTTGATGACGCGCGGCGACCTCATGCCATCGTCAAGGCCACGCTTAATGCGAGCGCGCGTCTGCTTGTCGCCATCCTTTTGCAGAACACCATTGGCCGATGCGCCATGGTAAAGCTCGCCCTCCGCAATATCTCTGGATAGGACACCCGCACCCACCAGTTGACCGAGCGCATATGCGGATGCGTTCAGCTGCGCGCCGCGGTTACCTACCGCTGCTGTGGCCAGTTTGGTGATTTCCGATTCTAGCGCCACGTTGACATATGGCGCCAGGTCGCGAGCCGTGTACGTATAGTCGTGCCGTTGTGGTTCCGGCTCATTCTTGGGGAGCAACAACTCGAGCAGCCATTCGGGCGTGTCGGCGAAGTCTGGAATGCCGATCGGATCGTATGGCTGTCCGTCCGTGTCAATCCATTCGTATTTGCGCCCGTCGGCCATCATGGATCCGGGACCGACGATATAGCCGTCCTGGCCTCTCGTATCCACGCCAGGTGCAATAGCAGCCCGATTACGGATACCGTCAACGTTCTTAAAGAAGACGTGCGTCCCGCCATTCGCAGTTCGCGCCCTGGCCGTCTCCGGCAATGGACCATGCAGAGCTTCCATTGCGGCAAGCCAAGCATGCCCGTCGCGATCGCCGTGCTTGTCTAAGTCTAGCACCCAAGCCCCTAGCGGCTCGCCAGTAGGTACGCCTATCAGTGCAGTCGGGTGGCGTTCGTTAAACCAGATGCCAACGATCCGCTCGGAGCGTGTGGCGCCCTTTAGACCGTTACTGGTTTTTGGTGATTTCTCCGGCCTAGTGATGATCTCGCCGGTTGCCGGGTCGAC
It encodes:
- a CDS encoding AAA family ATPase — encoded protein: MAKINFKVPQATTSAYDVARSFISAGISVFPCHETEVDEVDPATGEIITRPEKSPKTSNGLKGATRSERIVGIWFNERHPTALIGVPTGEPLGAWVLDLDKHGDRDGHAWLAAMEALHGPLPETARARTANGGTHVFFKNVDGIRNRAAIAPGVDTRGQDGYIVGPGSMMADGRKYEWIDTDGQPYDPIGIPDFADTPEWLLELLLPKNEPEPQRHDYTYTARDLAPYVNVALESEITKLATAAVGNRGAQLNASAYALGQLVGAGVLSRDIAEGELYHGASANGVLQKDGDKQTRARIKRGLDDGMRSPRVIKEREHQNDNTKLVDTSKLLKKKEVNTEVDAPAQDVNAEVDMPAAPKKRERFERTWFDDIVEGEPKETFIKGVLGAREFTTVSGLPGTGKSVIVTDAACHVAAGMEWHGRKVKPGLVIYVAAERKKLTERRMMAFRKRHKIENVPLLIIGGRLDFTKDLKDAKELIAEIKSAEVETGLQCVWVIIDTLTRVFGAGDQNASKDMGRFVNSCDEILVETSAHVTAIHHSAWTGERGKGAIDLDGAVDASFMVKKDHGKYKLVCDGTNDGEEGEILAFTMDSVEIGVDEDGEPTTAPVVVQVKETKLTSGSLKGYKGDVLKALAAAIERNGIEPEGDAFPEDILVVDEATWRAEFYASRDTTTNPAAAETARKQFQRAPDALVKEGHVNNIGLWYWPA